A window from Garra rufa chromosome 14, GarRuf1.0, whole genome shotgun sequence encodes these proteins:
- the LOC141285240 gene encoding uncharacterized protein, which translates to MKCKERLQPPQCSGPVPGETEEEQGPEAPHRAQSLQVVPSVPPSRPSEKRRIKWPQASKTSEWQKFDEDADAVLETTAKGDVERRLQTMTTIIVSMAAERFGVEEERGARQPYSRNQRAVKIHNIRTELKALTKQYKVARQEERAPLAELRSVLRKRLLTLRRAEYHRRRRRERAQKRTAFISNPFGFTKQLLGQRRSGRLTCAKEDVEQHLQNTFSDPTRDQDLGQCDTVLRPPEPTVAFDQGEPLLKEVQYVVKRARTGSAPGPSGTTYKVYKHCPKLLHRLWRILKVIWRRGKAAQQWRFAEGVWIPKEEDAKEISQFRIISLLSVEGKIFFSIVARRLADFFLKNGYIDTSVQKGGISGVPGCLEHTGVVTQLLREAREKRGDLVVLWLDLANAYGSMPHKLVWETLERHHVPAAVRDLILDYYSEFSLRVSAGAVTSEWHRLEVGIITGCTISVILFALAMNMLVKSAEPECRGPKSRSGIRQPPIRAFMDDLTVTTESVPGARWILSGLERLLGWARMSFKPAKSRSLVLKKGRVVDKFRFSISGTPIPTISEKSVKSLGRYFDSSLKDTASIKNTCEELEKWLKSVDKTGLPGKFKAWIYQHGILPRILWPLLLYEFPISTITDLERRVSRYLRRWLGLPRSLSNIALYGNSCKLTLPLKSIEEEFKVLRAREVLQFRESTDPKVSGAGVVVKTGRKWRAEVAVEQAESRLRHGVLVGTVARGRAGLGVVAAPRYDKAWGKERRQLVQNEVRAAVEEERTSRAVGMRQQGAWTRWEQVVERKISWTDLWRAEPQRIKFLVQAVYDVLPSPSNLHCWGLAESPACPLCEKNKGTLEHVLSCCPKALGEGRYRWRHDQVLKTIAESIASAVSICQKSRPRKQTISFIRAGEKPGTRKATAGLLQTAQDWQLSVDLGKQLKFPQHVVKTSLRPDIILVSEATKNVVMLELTVPWEERMEEAFERKKGKYQDLVSDCHEQGWKARCLPVEVGCRGFAGQSLYRAYTALGITGERRRRAICNSTEAAEKASRWLWIKRAEPWLSCQGTS; encoded by the coding sequence ATGAAATGTAAAGAGAGACTACAACCACCACAATGCTCAGGACCAGTGCCTGGTGAGACAGAGGAGGAGCAGGGCCCGGAAGCACCCCACAGAGCCCAGAGCCTCCAAGTGGTGCCGTCAGTCCCTCCGAGCAGGCCATCGGAGAAGAGAAGGATCAAGTGGCCTCAAGCCTCTAAAACATCAGAGTGGCAGAAGTTCGACGAGGATGCGGATGCAGTGCTAGAAACAACGGCCAAAGGGGATGTAGAGAGGAGACTGCAGACTATGACAACTATCATAGTCAGTATGGCTGCGGAAAGGTTTGGAGTTGAGGAAGAAAGGGGAGCTAGACAGCCCTACAGTAGGAACCAGCGGGCGGTTAAAATCCACAACATCAGGACAGAGCTGAAAGCCTTGACCAAACAGTACAAGGTGGCAAGACAAGAGGAGCGGGCGCCATTGGCAGAGCTTCGTTCTGTGCTCAGGAAGAGACTCCTTACCCTGCGTAGGGCGGAATACCATAGGAGGCGGCGCAGAGAAAGAGCTCAGAAACGCACTGCCTTCATCAGCAACCCATTCGGGTTCACCAAACAGCTCCTTGGGCAGAGACGCAGCGGACGCTTAACCTGTGCAAAGGAGGATGTCGAGCAACATCTTCAAAACACCTTCAGTGACCCCACCAGAGACCAAGACCTAGGACAGTGTGATACCGTGTTAAGACCACCAGAGCCAACGGTAGCATTCGACCAGGGGGAACCCCTCCTGAAAGAAGTTCAGTATGTGGTAAAGAGGGCAAGAACCGGGTCTGCTCCAGGACCAAGTGGAACCACCTACAAGGTATACAAGCACTGTCCCAAGTTGCTACACCGGCTGTGGAGGATCCTAAAGGTCATCTGGAGAAGAGGGAAAGCAGCGCAACAGTGGCGGTTTGCGGAGGGTGTGTGGATCCCTAAAGAGGAGGACGCCAAAGAGATCAGCCAGTTCAGAATCATATCACTACTCAGTGTTGAGGGGAAGATCTTCTTCAGCATTGTGGCTAGGCGGCTGGCTGACTTCTTCCTTAAGAACGGATACATCGACACCTCAGTGCAGAAAGGCGGCATTTCTGGTGTACCGGGGTGTTTAGAACACACAGGCGTGGTCACGCAGCTCCTCAGAGAAGCAAGGGAGAAAAGGGGAGATCTGGTGGTGCTTTGGTTAGATCTGGCCAATGCCTATGGCTCTATGCCCCACAAGCTGGTGTGGGAAACACTGGAGAGGCACCATGTTCCAGCTGCAGTCAGAGACCTCATTCTGGATTATTACAGCGAGTTCAGTCTGAGAGTTTCAGCAGGGGCAGTAACATCGGAGTGGCACAGATTGGAGGTTGGAATTATCACAGGCTGTACCATCTCTGTGATCCTGTTCGCACTAGCAATGAACATGTTGGTAAAATCTGCTGAACCAGAGTGTAGAGGCCCCAAGTCCAGGTCTGGGATCCGCCAACCACCAATCCGTGCGTTCATGGACGACCTGACAGTAACCACCGAGTCAGTGCCTGGAGCCAGATGGATCTTGAGTGGGCTAGAGAGGCTGTTGGGATGGGCCAGGATGTCTTTTAAGCCAGCAAAGTCAAGATCCTTGGTCCTGAAGAAGGGCAGAGTGGTCGACAAGTTCCGGTTCTCGATCTCAGGAACACCAATCCCTACCATCTCCGAGAAGTCTGTGAAAAGCCTGGGGAGGTACTTTGACAGCAGCCTCAAGGACACAGCTTCAATAAAGAACACCTGTGAGGAGCTGGAGAAATGGCTGAAGAGCGTCGACAAGACAGGCCTACCCGGCAAATTCAAGGCGTGGATCTATCAGCACGGGATTCTGCCGAGGATACTGTGGCCCCTGCTTCTCTATGAATTCCCGATCTCCACCATTACAGACCTGGAGAGGAGAGTCAGCCGCTACCTGAGGAGATGGTTGGGTCTACCGCGGAGCTTAAGCAACATCGCACTCTATGGAAACAGCTGCAAACTGACACTACCTCTGAAATCCATCGAGGAGGAGTTCAAGGTTTTGCGTGCAAGAGAGGTGCTGCAGTTCCGGGAATCAACAGACCCAAAAGTCTCTGGGGCAGGGGTGGTAGTCAAGACTGGCAGGAAATGGAGAGCAGAGGTGGCAGTGGAGCAGGCAGAGTCCCGTTTGCGCCATGGAGTTCTTGTGGGAACTGTGGCCAGAGGAAGGGCTGGACTAGGAGTCGTTGCAGCCCCGCGTTATGACAAAGCGTGGGGGAAGGAGCGGCGGCAACTGGTTCAGAACGAAGTCAGAGCAGCTGTGGAGGAGGAGAGGACCAGCAGAGCAGTGGGGATGAGACAGCAAGGCGCATGGACTAGATGGGAGCAAGTTGTGGAGAGGAAGATCTCGTGGACTGACCTGTGGCGGGCAGAACCGCAACGCATTAAGTTCCTGGTCCAGGCGGTCTATGATGTTCTTCCCAGCCCATCCAACCTGCACTGCTGGGGCTTGGCCGAATCACCAGCATGCCCCCTCTGCGAGAAGAACAAGGGGACCCTTGAGCACGTATTGAGTTGTTGTCCAAAAGCTCTGGGGGAAGGCCGATACCGCTGGCGTCATGACCAAGTGCTCAAGACCATCGCAGAGAGCATCGCTAGTGCTGTTTCCATCTGCCAAAAGTCCAGACCCAGGAAGCAAACCATCAGCTTCATTAGAGCCGGAGAGAAGCCAGGAACAAGGAAAGCAACAGCAGGGCTTCTCCAAACTGCACAGGACTGGCAGCTGTCAGTAGACCTGGGCAAGCAGCTCAAGTTCCCCCAGCATGTAGTCAAGACTTCACTCAGACCTGACATCATTCTGGTATCTGAGGCAACAAAAAATGTTGTCATGCTGGAGCTCACCGTGCCATGGGAGGAGCGAATGGAGGAGGCCTTTGAGCGGAAAAAGGGGAAGTATCAGGACTTAGTCAGCGACTGCCACGAACAAGGCTGGAAGGCAAGGTGCTTGCCTGTAGAGGTAGGGTGCAGAGGCTTTGCAGGACAGTCCCTCTACAGGGCATATACTGCACTCGGCATCACAGGTGAAAGGAGGAGAAGAGCCATCTGCAACAGCACAGAGGCAGCGGAGAAAGCCTCTAGGTGGCTCTGGATTAAGAGAGCGGAACCGTGGTTGAGCTGCCAGGGCACAAGCTGA